In the Apteryx mantelli isolate bAptMan1 chromosome 1, bAptMan1.hap1, whole genome shotgun sequence genome, one interval contains:
- the TM9SF2 gene encoding transmembrane 9 superfamily member 2 gives MALRRLLIAAALAAAAPPAAAFYLPGLAPVNFCEPGKEKPECQSGIELFVNRLDSVESVLPYEYTAFDFCQAEGKKRPSENLGQVLFGERIEPSPYRFTFNKEETCKPVCTKTYDTKKPEDKQKLDFLKKSMLLNYQHHWIVDNMPVTWCYDVEDGQRFCNPGFPIGCYITEDGRPKDACVINSEFHEKDTFYIFNHVDIKIYYHVVENEALGARLVAAKLEPKSYKHTHPENPDCSGVPMDISNKANGEVKIAYTYSVTFHEEKNIRWASRWDYILESMPHTHIQWFSIMNSLVIVLFLSGMVAMIMLRTLHKDIARYNQMDSTEDAQEEFGWKLVHGDIFRPPRKGMLLSVFLGSGTQILIMTFVTLFFACLGFLSPANRGALMTCAVVLWVLLGTPAGYVAARFYKSFGGEKWKTNVLLTSFLCPGIVFADFFIMNLILWGEGSSAAIPFGTLVAILALWFCISVPLTFIGAYFGFKKNAIEHPVRTNQIPRQIPEQSFYTKPLPGIIMGGILPFGCIFIQLFFILNSIWSHQMYYMFGFLFLVFIILVITCSEATILLCYFHLCAEDYHWQWRSFLTSGFTAVYFLIYAIHYFFSKLQITGTASTILYFGYTMIMVLIFFLFTGTIGFFACFWFVTKIYSVVKVD, from the exons TCTGGAATCGAGCTGTTTGTGAATAGGCTTGACTCAGTAGAATCTGTCCTTCCCTACGAATATACTGC gtTTGATTTTTGtcaagcagaaggaaagaagcgTCCATCTGAAAACCTTGGTCAAGTCTTGTTTGGAGAGAGGATAGAACCATCTCCTTATAGG ttCACATTTAACAAGGAGGAAACATGTAAACCTGTTTGTACAAAAACATATGATACCAAGAAGCCAGAAGATAAGCAGAAATTAGactttttgaaaaaaagtatGCTACTGAATTATCAACATCATTG GATTGTGGACAACATGCCTGTGACATGGTGCTATGATGTTGAAGATGGCCAGAGGTTCTGCAATCCTGGTTTTCCTATTGGCTGTTACATTACGGAAGATGGTCGTCCAAAAGATGCCTGTGTTATTAAT TCAGAATTTCATGAAAAGGATACATTTTATATCTTCAACCATGTTGACATAAAAATATATTACCATGTTGTGGAAAATGAAGCCCTGGGAGCAAGACTAGTTGCTGCTAAACTTGAACCAAAAAG TTACAAGCATACTCATCCAGAGAACCCTGACTGCTCAGGTGTACCTATGGATATAAGTAATAAGGCTAATGGAGAAGTCAAAATTGCTTACACATACTCAGTTACTTTTCAT gaagaaaaaaatataagatgGGCATCAAGATGGGATTATATTTTGGAATCCATGCCTCACACTCACATTCAGTGGTTTAG cATCATGAATTCCCTGGTGattgttctttttctgtctggAATGGTAGCTATGATTATGTTGAGGACGCTGCATAAAGACATTGCAAGATACAATCAGATGGATTCCACT GAAGATGCTCAGGAGGAATTTGGCTGGAAACTGGTTCATGGTGATATTTTCAGGCCCCCGAGAAAAGGAATGCTGCTGTCTGTTTTTCTAGGCTCTGGCACACAGATCTTAATAATGACTTTTGTTACCCTAT TTTTTGCTTGCCTGGGATTTTTGTCACCTGCTAACCGGGGAGCTCTAATGACCTGTGCTGTAGTCTTGTGGGTACTGCTGGGAACTCCAGCAGGTTACGTTGCTGCCAGATTCTACAAAT caTTTGGAGgtgagaaatggaaaacaaatgtcCTGCTGACATCATTCCTTTGTCCTGG AATtgtatttgcagatttttttatcATGAACCTCATTCTCTGGGGAGAAGGCTCTTCAGCGGCTATTCCGTTTGGTACTCTGGTTGCTATTTTGGCACTCTGGTTTTGCATATCTGTACCACTGACCTTTATCGGTGCCTATTTtggttttaagaaaaat GCTATTGAACACCCTGTTCGCACAAATCAAATTCCTCGTCAGATTCCTGAACAATCATTCTATACAAAGCCATTACCTGGCATTATCATGGGAGGGATTCTGCCTTTTGGGTGTATCTTCATACAGTTGTTCTTTATACTTAATAGTATTTG GTCTCACCAGATGTATTACATGTTTGGCTTCCTGTTTCTGGTGTTCATTATTTTGGTTATTACATGTTCTGAAGCCACAATACTGCTCTGCTACTTCCATCTATGTGCAGAG GACTATCACTGGCAGTGGCGTTCATTTCTCACTAGTGGTTTCACTGCAGTTTATTTCTTAATATATGcaatacattattttttttctaaactgcaaATCACAGGAACGGCTAGTACCATTTTGTACTTCGGTTATACCATGATTATGGttttgattttcttccttttcacag ggacaaTTGGATTCTTTGCATGCTTTTGGTTTGTAACCAAAATATACAGTGTGGTAAAAGTTGACTGA